Proteins co-encoded in one Gossypium arboreum isolate Shixiya-1 chromosome 11, ASM2569848v2, whole genome shotgun sequence genomic window:
- the LOC108470685 gene encoding uncharacterized CRM domain-containing protein At3g25440, chloroplastic-like, producing MPLYNPWSQQEGLYCYDISQIYVGEEAIASIRQISGQLHSLSKGNLYSGCVVFVQNESFFPRSCLDCITFTSQRSYSAVRPSLHALCVTSPPAFSLLAKQNVFQLHNILGKWLHARYLSNASIELKTDEDVIRFSFNKLVGRLASINRKRKMSRKAKVNELRFYRLKAKKKMDSPNPEVRIRYKLEKAKRKEAWLIEKLRKYEVPKAPAEEYDPEILTEEEIHYLKRTGEKKKNYVQVGRRGVFGGVVLNMHLHWKKHETVKVICKPCKPGKVYEYADELARLSRVIMIDIKPNNTIIFYRGKNYVQPNIMSPADTLSKNKITFFYSNIAGSGKIQVRTISRSYK from the exons ATGCCACTTTATAACCCTTGGAGCCAACAGGAGGGATTATATTGTTATGATATTTCTC AGATCTACGTAGGTGAAGAAG CTATTGCTTCAATTCGACAAATTAGCGGGCAATTACATTCTTTGTCAAAAG GGAATCTTTACTCAGGTTGTGTTGTTTTTGTCCAAAATGAGTCCTTTTTTCCTAGATCATGCCTTGATTGTATCACATTTACAAGCCAGAGAAGCTACAGTGCTGTGAGGCCTTCATTACATGCACTATGTGTAACCTCTCCTCCTGCTTTTTCATTGCTGGCGAAGCAGAATGTATTTCAGCTTCACAACATACTTGGTAAATGGTTGCATGCAAGATATTTGAGTAATGCATCAATTGAGCTAAAGACAGATGAGGATGTTATCAGGTTTTCTTTTAATAAGCTGGTCGGTAGATTAGCCTCCATAaacagaaagaggaaaatgtctaGAAAGGCAAAAGTGAATGAGCTTCGTTTCTATCGTCTAAAGGCCAAAAAGAAGATGGATTCACCAAATCCAGAAGTTAGGATTAGATATAAACTCGAGAAG GCCAAAAGAAAGGAAGCATGGTTGATCGAAAAGTTGAGAAAATATGAGGTTCCCAAGGCCCCAGCTGAAGAATATGATCCTGAAATTTTAACTGAGGAAGAGATACATTACCTAAAGCGTACTGGTGAGAAGAAAAAAAACTATGTTCAAGTTGGAAGACGAGGAGTATTTGGAGGTGTTGTTCTCAATATGCATCTGCATTGGAAGAAACATGAAACTGTGAAGGTCATTTGCAAGCCTTGCAAGCCAGGGAAGGTTTATGAATATGCTGATGAACTTGCTCGACTTAGCAGAGTTATTATGATTGACATCAAACCTAACAATACTATAATTTTTTACCGTGGAAAGAATTATGTGCAACCAAATATTATGTCTCCAGCAGATACCCTGTCCAAAAACAAA ATTACCTTTTTCTACTCAAATATTGCTGGCTCTGGAAAAATACAAGTACGAACAATCTCTCGATCATACAAGTGA
- the LOC108471570 gene encoding uncharacterized protein LOC108471570, with translation MRKHFIPPHYYRDIKRILQRLVQGNRSVDEYFKEMEMLMHRANIQEDEETTMMRFVDGLNVSIANVLDLQTYIDLEDTVRKVIEIERQFQQRQSRSFSTSQYYRGTSSNSTFKNSKFPFATNKLLPKHDETKSFEGKSGAPTKPSSSSFKQFTSTTSPKKQQAREIECFKCKGHGHYSRDCANTRILLIKEDGDYTSDSDKTDPDMPELIDDINDCGKFYGEEDGSCAKVVSSYLVDSLALPCSKHPTPYHLQWLNEGSEVRVVKQCLITFKLGTYIDDVCGKKYTFTPLNPKDIHNDQIDMMKFCKEEYEDIFEEAPKGLPPLRGIEHQIDLIPGSTIPNRPAYRSNPDKTKELQKQVDELLVKGHIRESLSHCAVLVILVLKKDGFIVSAQGIHVDEDKVKAIREWPTPKSITEVRSFHGLASIYRRFVKDFSTIAAPLTEIIKKSVGFKWEEVQEKAF, from the exons ATGCGAAAACATTTTATCCCACCTCATTATTATAGGGATATTAAACGAATACTTCAACGCCTTGTTCAAGGTAATCGATCTGTTGATGAGTACTTTAAAGAGATGGAGATGCTTATGCATAGAGCAAATATCCAAGAAGATGAAGAGACTACCATGATGCGGTTTGTAGATGGTTTGAATGTTTCGATAGCCAATGTTCTTGATCTTCAAACCTACATTGATCTTGAAGATACGGTACGTAAGGTAATTGAGATTGAGCGACAGTTTCAACAACGTCAATCTCGTTCATTTAGTACTTCACAATATTATAGAGGTACGAGTTCTAATTCTACTTTCAAGAATTCGAAATTTCCTTTTGCTActaataagttgctgccaaaacaTGATGAGACTAAATCTTTTGAGGGGAAAAGTGGGGCTCCTACAAAACCTTCTTCTTCATCTTTTAAGCAGTTCACTTCTACTACTTCACCAAAAAAACAACAAGCTCGTGAAATTGAATGTTTTAAGTGCAAAGGGCATGGGCACTATAGCCGTGATTGTGCCAACACAAGAATTTTGTTGATCAAAGAAGATGGTGATTATACTTCTGATTCCGATAAAACAGACCCAGATATGCCCGAATTAATTGATGATATCAACGATTGCGGTAAATTTTATGGTGAAGAAGA TGGAAGTTGTGCTAAAGTTGTGAGCAGCTACCTTGTGGATTCTCTTGCTTTGCCATGTAGCAAACACCCTACACCTTACCATCTTCAATGGCTTAACGAAGGTTCGGAGGTCCGTGTGGTAAAACAGTGCTTGATCACTTTTAAACTTGGGACTTACATTGATGATGTTTG tGGGAAAAAGTACACTTTCACCCCTTTGAATCCGAAAGATATTCACAATGATCAAATCGACATGATGAAGTTTTGTAAGGAG GAATATGAAGATATTTTTGAAGAAGCACCTAAAGGATTGCCACCTTTGAGGGGTATTGAGCATCAAATTGACTTAATACCTGGGTCAACAATTCCAAATCGACCAGCTTATAGAAGCAATCCCGATAAGACGAAGGAGTTACAAAAGCAAGTAGATGAACTTTTGGTAAAGGGTCACATTCGTGAAAGTTTAAGTCATTGTGCAGTGCTGGTAATTCTGGTGCTAAAGAAAGATG GTTTTATAGTAAGTGCTCAAGGTATTCATGTCGATGAGGATAAAGTAAAGGCAATTAGAGAATGGCCCACTCCTAAATCAATTACCGAGGTGAGATCTTTCCATGGTTTAGCAAGTATTTATAGACGTTTTGTGAAGGATTTCTCCACTATTGCTGCTCCATTAACTGAGATTATTAAAAAATCAGTGGGTTTTAAATGGGAAGAAGTTCAGGAAAAGGCTTTTTAA